One part of the Janthinobacterium sp. 17J80-10 genome encodes these proteins:
- a CDS encoding transglycosylase domain-containing protein, with protein MIRLRKWILGVLVVITVTPIIALLTWYVAFFLPHLNELKAQAKYGQEIVRPVKEALYPLAIAAEGEKGIRIGAIRDAYWSVLSRNNVPAVRRHINEWLWMLVSYIHFDEREIFGIWANCALLGCDKGLPEAARKYYGKAITEMSQRELAGLVALIKSPTAFAPGSKRSEKRIEVILEEIKPHNSSLNRDPQQQVAASRRLLWAC; from the coding sequence ATGATCCGTTTGCGTAAGTGGATATTAGGTGTTCTAGTAGTCATTACGGTGACTCCTATAATTGCCTTACTAACTTGGTATGTGGCTTTCTTCCTGCCACATTTAAATGAGCTAAAGGCGCAAGCGAAGTACGGACAAGAAATTGTTCGTCCCGTAAAAGAAGCTCTTTACCCGCTTGCTATAGCGGCTGAAGGAGAAAAGGGAATTCGCATAGGAGCAATACGCGATGCGTACTGGTCCGTCTTATCTCGAAATAATGTGCCAGCTGTTAGAAGACATATCAATGAATGGCTTTGGATGCTTGTGAGCTATATTCATTTTGACGAGCGAGAAATATTCGGGATATGGGCAAATTGTGCGCTGCTCGGCTGCGACAAAGGTTTGCCAGAGGCGGCACGGAAATATTATGGGAAGGCTATTACAGAGATGTCCCAAAGAGAATTGGCTGGTCTGGTCGCTCTAATTAAATCGCCGACTGCATTTGCGCCTGGAAGCAAACGTTCTGAGAAAAGAATAGAAGTGATTTTGGAAGAAATTAAGCCCCATAACTCGTCGCTCAACCGGGACCCACAACAACAAGTTGCCGCTTCGCGGCGCCTGTTGTGGGCCTGTTAG
- a CDS encoding IS3 family transposase: protein MKEQREHHAVDKMCRWMGVSRSGYYKWLHREPSEQAVRRAHVHAAVVHTFDRFKKRYGAPRIAVELKESGIACSVNHIARLMAESGLKARNGKNFKFFPSANAINYVSDNLLKRDFSAAAPNEKWVSDITYIKLDKGYAYLAVIMDLFSRQIIGWALDATMTTDLICKAFNMAVTRRQVKPGLILHSDRGVQYRSSEYQGLLYDHGIRPSMSRKGNCWDNAAMEAFFARLKVESIYAEPPCNKEQAYASVFEYIELFYNGVRRHSANNYKSPRQHEADYYAQYA, encoded by the coding sequence ATGAAAGAGCAACGCGAGCACCACGCGGTGGACAAGATGTGCAGATGGATGGGCGTGAGCCGATCTGGCTATTACAAGTGGCTACATCGCGAGCCGAGCGAGCAGGCTGTACGACGAGCCCATGTCCATGCCGCCGTCGTTCATACTTTTGATCGCTTCAAGAAGCGCTATGGAGCGCCGCGTATTGCGGTGGAACTTAAGGAGTCTGGCATCGCCTGCAGCGTCAATCATATTGCCCGGCTGATGGCCGAGTCAGGTCTCAAGGCACGCAATGGAAAGAACTTTAAATTCTTCCCATCGGCCAATGCCATCAATTATGTCAGTGACAATTTGCTGAAACGCGACTTTAGCGCCGCTGCACCGAACGAAAAGTGGGTGTCGGATATCACCTACATCAAGCTGGATAAGGGATATGCGTATCTGGCGGTCATCATGGATTTGTTCTCGCGTCAGATAATCGGCTGGGCGCTGGACGCCACCATGACCACTGATCTGATTTGCAAAGCATTTAACATGGCAGTGACGCGGCGCCAGGTGAAGCCTGGACTGATCCTGCATTCCGATCGAGGGGTGCAATACCGGTCGTCTGAATATCAGGGGTTGCTATATGACCACGGTATTCGCCCGAGTATGAGCCGCAAGGGCAATTGCTGGGACAATGCCGCCATGGAAGCGTTCTTTGCACGTCTGAAGGTCGAATCGATCTATGCGGAGCCACCATGCAACAAGGAGCAAGCCTATGCCAGCGTTTTTGAATATATCGAGCTGTTCTACAATGGTGTGCGACGGCATTCTGCCAACAACTACAAAAGCCCAAGACAACATGAAGCAGACTATTATGCGCAATATGCGTAA
- a CDS encoding transposase, translating into MTKNKQQKNKYNHYTEDFRREAVRRSDDPGTSAVEVARELGIHPGQIYNWRQQYKRLSDKQFNSVQGVDYSKEESEEVRKLKREIADLKEERDFLKKAAAYFSNQKR; encoded by the coding sequence ATGACGAAAAACAAACAGCAAAAAAACAAGTACAACCACTATACCGAGGACTTTCGGCGCGAGGCAGTTCGGCGCTCGGATGATCCAGGCACTTCTGCGGTCGAGGTTGCCCGAGAACTGGGTATTCATCCCGGTCAGATCTATAACTGGCGGCAGCAGTACAAGCGCCTGTCGGATAAGCAGTTCAACAGCGTGCAGGGCGTTGACTATTCGAAGGAGGAAAGCGAAGAGGTGCGCAAGCTCAAACGCGAAATTGCCGACCTCAAGGAGGAGCGCGATTTCCTAAAAAAAGCGGCTGCGTACTTCTCGAACCAAAAGCGATGA
- a CDS encoding cupin domain-containing protein, giving the protein MKASFADLLKKIPGPASEKWPGGERFVQALSHGSMTVELYAPAGHDPQAPHDQDELYFVVAGNSEFVLEDNRTHLATGDCVFVPAGAVHRFESFSSDFSTWAVFWGPNGGE; this is encoded by the coding sequence ATGAAAGCCAGCTTTGCCGACTTGCTGAAGAAGATTCCTGGGCCAGCGTCCGAGAAATGGCCGGGCGGCGAGCGATTTGTTCAGGCGCTTTCGCATGGCTCAATGACAGTTGAGTTGTATGCTCCAGCCGGCCACGATCCTCAAGCGCCACACGACCAAGATGAGCTGTACTTTGTGGTAGCGGGAAATTCGGAATTTGTACTCGAAGATAATCGGACGCATCTTGCCACCGGTGACTGTGTATTTGTTCCAGCTGGCGCAGTACATAGGTTTGAGAGTTTCAGCAGTGATTTTTCAACTTGGGCAGTTTTCTGGGGACCAAATGGTGGCGAATAA
- the ispF gene encoding 2-C-methyl-D-erythritol 2,4-cyclodiphosphate synthase, whose amino-acid sequence MNTPVNRPPVPPFRIGQGYDCHALVEGRKLIIGGVTIPHKTGLLGHSDADVLLHAITDAILGAAGLGDIGRHFPDTDPAFSGADSRVLLHEACHRVRATGYVIGNIDATIIAQAPKMAPHIPQMIVHVAEELGVLPAQVNIKAKTNEKLGYLGREEGIAAEAVALIYRPE is encoded by the coding sequence ATGAATACCCCCGTGAACCGCCCGCCCGTCCCCCCGTTTCGCATTGGCCAGGGCTACGATTGCCATGCGCTGGTTGAAGGACGCAAGCTGATCATCGGCGGCGTCACTATCCCGCACAAGACAGGGCTGCTAGGACATTCCGATGCCGACGTGCTGCTGCATGCCATCACGGATGCCATCCTGGGCGCAGCCGGCCTGGGCGATATCGGCCGTCATTTTCCGGATACCGACCCGGCATTTTCCGGCGCCGATTCGCGCGTGCTGCTGCACGAGGCCTGCCATCGCGTGCGGGCGACCGGCTATGTCATTGGCAACATCGACGCCACCATCATTGCGCAGGCGCCGAAGATGGCACCGCATATTCCGCAAATGATCGTGCATGTGGCTGAGGAACTGGGCGTATTGCCGGCCCAAGTGAATATCAAGGCCAAGACCAATGAGAAATTGGGATATCTCGGGCGCGAGGAAGGCATCGCGGCAGAAGCGGTTGCATTGATTTACAGACCAGAATAA
- the ispD gene encoding 2-C-methyl-D-erythritol 4-phosphate cytidylyltransferase, translating to MASSRYFALIPAAGVGARLGAGYPKQYLPLAGKPMLLHVLETFAAAPSIAHCFLVVSEDDAYIEAVMATAPQLAGRVTVLFNGGATRHASVLNGLQAIRAQADDQDWVLVHDAARPGLSVALIDKLIAELRDDPVGGLLALPVVDTLKRDDTTGRVAATVSRAGLWGAQTPQMFRYAMLRRALEEVEEVTDEASAIEASGLAPRLVEGSVRNFKVTLPQDIALAELLLKGLP from the coding sequence ATGGCATCTTCCCGTTATTTCGCCCTGATTCCTGCCGCTGGCGTTGGCGCCCGGCTCGGCGCCGGCTATCCCAAGCAATACTTGCCGCTGGCCGGCAAGCCAATGCTGCTGCATGTGCTGGAAACCTTTGCAGCAGCGCCGTCGATTGCCCATTGCTTTCTGGTGGTCAGCGAGGACGATGCTTATATCGAAGCAGTAATGGCAACGGCCCCGCAGCTGGCTGGCCGCGTGACGGTATTGTTCAACGGCGGCGCCACGCGACATGCTTCGGTATTGAATGGTTTGCAGGCCATCCGCGCACAGGCTGATGACCAGGACTGGGTCCTGGTGCACGATGCCGCGCGGCCAGGCCTTTCCGTGGCGCTGATCGACAAGCTGATTGCCGAATTGCGCGACGACCCCGTGGGCGGCCTGCTGGCGCTGCCGGTGGTCGATACCCTCAAACGGGACGACACGACCGGCCGCGTGGCGGCAACGGTTTCGCGGGCGGGCCTTTGGGGGGCGCAAACGCCGCAAATGTTCCGGTACGCCATGTTGCGCCGGGCGCTGGAAGAAGTAGAGGAAGTTACCGACGAGGCCAGTGCCATCGAGGCATCGGGCCTGGCGCCGCGCCTGGTCGAGGGCAGTGTGCGCAACTTCAAGGTGACGCTGCCGCAAGATATCGCACTGGCTGAATTGTTACTGAAAGGATTGCCATGA
- the mfd gene encoding transcription-repair coupling factor, which translates to MPFDLKKSLPKPGHRFVLPAVHGSADAFALAQAAIELAAQKRMLVVVVASAPDAQRLLTEIRWFGAPDGANEAAQLRCHLLPDWETLPYDAFSPHQDLVSERLATLHEIRNGQCDVLIVPATTALVRMAPPSFLAAYTFFFKQGEKLDEAQLKSQLTLAGYTHVAQVMSPGEYSVRGGLIDLFPMGSALPYRLDLFGDTIETIRTFDADTQRSLYPVREVRLLPGREFPMDEAARTAFRGRWREVFEGDPSRSAIYKDIGNGIASAGIEYYLPLFFEQTATLFEYLPDDVTFALVGDIDAAIKRFWNDTQSRYKFLKSDRERPLLEPQQLFLTDEDFFTLAKPHGRWVIQSDPAPSELSAPLPDIAVNRRLDDPLTNLRAFLLQTDKRVLVCADSGGRRETLSQYFAEYGLALAPCDGYTDFATSSEKLMLGVAPLQAGFQLLADGANLAFITETELYAGSGRRAGRKRQEGATQVEAMVRDLSELKIGDPVVHVNHGIGRYMGLLSMDMGEGETEFLHLEYAKESKLYVPVSQLHVISRYSGAAPEDAPLHALGSGQWEKARKKAAQQIRDTAAELLNLYARRAARQGHAFQYSAHDYDAFAESFGFEETPDQAAAINAVITDMTSGKPMDRLICGDVGFGKTEVALRAAFVAVMGGKQVALLAPTTLLAEQHAQNFADRFADWPVRIAELSRFRSGKEITQAIKGMAEGTIDIAIGTHKLLSPDMQFSRLGLVIIDEEHRFGVRQKEALKALRAEVDVLTLTATPIPRTLGMALEGLREFSIIATAPQKRLAIKTFVRTEGESVIREACLRELKRGGQVYFLHNEVETIENRKAMLEALLPEARIGVAHGQMHERDLEKVMRDFVAQRFNILLCTTIIETGIDVPTANTIVMHRADKFGLAQLHQLRGRVGRSHHQAYAYLLVHDVQGLTKLAQRRLDAIQQMEELGSGFYLAMHDLEIRGAGEVLGESQSGEMIEIGFQLYSDMLNEAVRSLKNGKEPDLAAPLATTTEINLHVPALLPADFCGDVHERLSIYKRLANCSAAGAIDDLQEELIDRFGKLPDPVKALIETHRLRVAAKPVGIVKIDAHAESAVLQFEPNPPIDAMKIIDLIQKNRHIKLHGQDKLRITVGMPDLAARVNQVKTAIRALLS; encoded by the coding sequence ATGCCGTTCGACCTGAAAAAATCCTTGCCCAAGCCCGGCCACCGCTTTGTCCTGCCAGCCGTGCATGGATCTGCCGACGCCTTCGCGCTGGCACAAGCCGCCATCGAACTGGCGGCGCAAAAGCGCATGCTGGTGGTCGTGGTCGCCAGCGCCCCGGATGCCCAGCGCCTGCTGACGGAAATCCGCTGGTTTGGCGCACCTGATGGCGCCAATGAAGCCGCGCAGCTGCGCTGCCACCTGCTGCCGGACTGGGAAACGCTGCCCTACGACGCGTTTTCCCCGCACCAGGACCTGGTCTCGGAGCGCCTGGCAACCCTGCATGAAATCCGCAACGGCCAGTGCGATGTCCTGATCGTACCCGCCACCACGGCGCTGGTGCGCATGGCGCCGCCCTCCTTTCTGGCTGCCTACACCTTCTTTTTCAAGCAGGGTGAAAAGCTCGATGAAGCGCAGCTCAAGTCGCAGCTGACCCTGGCCGGCTATACCCATGTGGCGCAAGTCATGTCGCCCGGCGAGTATTCGGTGCGCGGCGGCCTGATCGACCTGTTCCCGATGGGCTCTGCCCTGCCCTACCGGCTCGACCTGTTCGGCGACACCATCGAGACCATCCGCACCTTCGATGCCGATACCCAGCGCTCGCTTTACCCGGTGCGCGAAGTGCGCCTGCTGCCGGGCCGCGAATTCCCGATGGATGAGGCGGCGCGCACGGCCTTCCGCGGCCGCTGGCGCGAAGTCTTCGAGGGCGACCCATCGCGCTCGGCCATCTACAAGGATATCGGCAACGGCATCGCATCGGCCGGCATCGAGTATTACCTGCCGCTGTTTTTCGAGCAGACCGCCACCTTGTTCGAGTACCTGCCTGACGACGTCACGTTTGCCCTGGTGGGCGACATCGACGCTGCCATCAAGCGCTTCTGGAACGACACGCAGTCGCGCTACAAATTCCTCAAGTCCGACCGCGAGCGCCCGCTGCTGGAGCCGCAGCAATTGTTCCTGACCGACGAGGACTTCTTCACGCTCGCCAAGCCGCACGGACGCTGGGTAATCCAGTCCGACCCGGCGCCTTCCGAATTGTCGGCGCCGCTGCCGGATATTGCCGTCAACCGCCGCCTCGACGATCCGCTGACGAACCTGCGCGCCTTCCTGCTGCAAACTGACAAGCGCGTCCTGGTCTGCGCCGACTCGGGCGGCCGCCGCGAAACGCTGTCGCAGTATTTCGCCGAATACGGCCTGGCGCTCGCGCCCTGCGACGGCTACACCGATTTCGCCACTTCCTCCGAAAAGCTGATGCTTGGCGTGGCCCCCCTGCAGGCAGGTTTCCAGCTACTGGCGGACGGTGCCAACCTGGCCTTCATCACCGAGACCGAGCTGTATGCCGGCTCGGGCCGGCGCGCCGGCCGCAAGCGCCAGGAAGGCGCAACCCAGGTCGAGGCCATGGTGCGCGACCTGTCGGAGCTGAAGATCGGCGACCCGGTGGTGCACGTCAACCACGGCATCGGCCGTTACATGGGCCTGCTCAGCATGGACATGGGCGAAGGCGAAACCGAATTCCTGCACCTCGAGTACGCCAAGGAATCCAAACTTTACGTGCCGGTGTCGCAGTTGCACGTGATTTCCCGCTATTCGGGCGCAGCGCCCGAAGATGCGCCGCTGCATGCGCTCGGCTCCGGCCAGTGGGAAAAGGCGCGCAAGAAGGCGGCCCAGCAGATCCGCGACACCGCCGCCGAACTGCTCAACCTCTACGCCCGCCGTGCCGCCCGCCAGGGCCATGCCTTCCAGTATTCCGCGCACGATTACGACGCCTTTGCCGAAAGCTTCGGCTTCGAGGAGACGCCCGACCAGGCCGCCGCCATCAACGCGGTCATCACCGACATGACCTCTGGCAAGCCCATGGACCGCCTGATCTGCGGCGATGTCGGTTTCGGCAAGACTGAAGTCGCCCTGCGCGCCGCCTTCGTCGCCGTCATGGGCGGCAAGCAGGTCGCGCTGCTGGCCCCCACCACCCTGCTGGCCGAGCAGCATGCGCAGAATTTCGCCGACCGCTTTGCCGACTGGCCGGTGCGAATCGCCGAACTGTCGCGCTTTCGCAGCGGCAAGGAAATCACCCAGGCCATCAAGGGCATGGCCGAAGGCACCATCGACATCGCCATCGGCACGCACAAGCTGCTCTCGCCCGACATGCAGTTCTCGCGCCTCGGTCTCGTCATCATCGACGAGGAACACCGTTTCGGCGTGCGCCAGAAGGAAGCCCTGAAAGCCCTGCGCGCCGAGGTGGACGTCTTGACCCTGACCGCCACGCCGATCCCGCGCACGCTGGGCATGGCGCTGGAAGGCTTGCGGGAATTTTCCATCATCGCCACCGCGCCGCAAAAGCGCCTGGCGATCAAGACTTTCGTGCGCACGGAAGGCGAATCGGTGATCCGCGAAGCCTGCCTGCGCGAACTGAAGCGCGGCGGCCAGGTGTACTTCCTGCACAACGAAGTCGAGACCATCGAGAACCGCAAGGCCATGCTGGAAGCGCTGCTGCCGGAAGCGCGCATCGGCGTGGCGCACGGCCAGATGCACGAGCGCGACCTGGAAAAGGTGATGCGCGACTTTGTCGCCCAGCGCTTCAACATCCTCCTGTGCACCACCATCATCGAGACCGGCATCGACGTGCCGACCGCCAATACCATCGTCATGCACCGCGCCGACAAGTTTGGCCTCGCGCAGCTGCACCAGTTGCGCGGGCGCGTCGGCCGCTCGCACCACCAGGCCTATGCCTACCTGCTGGTGCACGACGTCCAGGGGCTGACCAAGCTGGCGCAGCGCAGGCTCGACGCCATCCAGCAGATGGAAGAACTGGGCAGCGGTTTTTACCTGGCCATGCACGACCTCGAGATCCGCGGCGCCGGCGAAGTGCTGGGCGAAAGCCAGTCCGGCGAAATGATCGAGATCGGCTTCCAGCTGTATTCCGACATGCTGAACGAAGCGGTCCGGTCGCTGAAGAACGGTAAGGAGCCGGACCTCGCCGCGCCGCTGGCCACCACCACCGAAATCAACCTGCACGTGCCGGCGCTGCTGCCGGCGGATTTCTGCGGCGATGTGCACGAGCGCCTGTCGATCTACAAGCGCCTGGCCAACTGCAGCGCGGCCGGCGCCATCGACGACCTGCAGGAAGAACTGATCGACCGTTTCGGCAAGCTGCCGGATCCGGTCAAGGCGCTGATCGAAACGCACCGCCTGCGCGTGGCCGCCAAGCCGGTCGGCATCGTCAAGATCGATGCCCATGCCGAGTCGGCAGTGCTGCAGTTCGAGCCCAATCCGCCGATCGACGCCATGAAGATCATCGACCTGATCCAGAAGAACCGCCACATCAAGCTGCACGGGCAGGATAAACTACGCATTACCGTGGGCATGCCGGATCTGGCGGCGCGGGTGAACCAGGTCAAGACCGCGATCCGCGCACTGCTGTCATGA
- the serB gene encoding phosphoserine phosphatase SerB, producing MNLILQGAAERADIERIAALAQAESITAIGTGTAANAWRCGGALRNEATAAALDAACQAARLDYAFVMPNQRLSDFKLLAMDMDSTLITIECIDEIADMQGLKPQVSEITEAAMRGEIEFRESLARRVALLNGLDATALQRVYDERLKLSPGAENLLAAAKAAGLKTLLVSGGFTFFTDRIKERLGLDYAHSNRLEINDGKLTGRVIGGVVDAEEKKNTVLRVCREIGASPAQAIVMGDGANDLAMMGVAGLSVAYRAKPVVRAQADVALNFTGLDGVLKLFDHAA from the coding sequence ATGAACCTGATCTTGCAAGGCGCCGCCGAACGCGCCGATATCGAACGCATCGCCGCCCTGGCCCAGGCCGAATCCATCACGGCCATCGGCACCGGCACGGCGGCCAATGCCTGGCGCTGCGGCGGCGCCCTGCGCAACGAAGCCACCGCCGCCGCGCTCGATGCCGCCTGCCAGGCCGCCCGCCTCGATTATGCTTTCGTCATGCCCAACCAGCGCCTGTCCGACTTCAAGCTCCTGGCCATGGACATGGATTCGACCCTGATCACCATCGAATGCATCGACGAGATCGCCGACATGCAGGGCCTCAAACCCCAGGTGTCGGAAATCACCGAAGCCGCCATGCGCGGCGAAATTGAATTCCGCGAAAGCCTGGCGCGCCGCGTCGCGCTCCTGAACGGCCTGGATGCCACGGCCCTGCAACGCGTCTACGACGAGCGCCTGAAGCTTTCGCCCGGCGCGGAAAACCTGCTCGCCGCAGCCAAGGCCGCCGGCCTAAAAACCCTCCTGGTGTCGGGCGGCTTCACCTTTTTTACCGACCGCATCAAGGAACGCCTGGGCCTGGACTATGCCCATTCCAACCGTCTGGAAATCAACGACGGCAAGCTGACCGGCCGCGTCATCGGCGGCGTCGTCGATGCCGAGGAAAAGAAGAATACCGTGCTGCGCGTGTGCCGCGAAATCGGCGCCTCGCCGGCGCAGGCCATCGTCATGGGCGATGGCGCCAATGACCTCGCCATGATGGGCGTGGCCGGGCTGTCGGTGGCTTACCGCGCCAAGCCCGTGGTGCGCGCGCAGGCCGACGTGGCGCTGAATTTCACTGGCCTGGATGGCGTCCTCAAGCTGTTCGATCACGCCGCATAA